In the Pleuronectes platessa chromosome 8, fPlePla1.1, whole genome shotgun sequence genome, one interval contains:
- the rps6kal gene encoding ribosomal protein S6 kinase alpha-6 isoform X3, with translation MVNGHQIMDEPMEEGDSYSHCDEGTYKEIPITHHVKEGCEKAESSQFELLKVLGQGSFGKVFLVRKIVGPDAGQLYAMKVLKKASLKVRDRVRTKMERDILVEVNHPFIVKLHYAFQTEGKLYLILDFLRGGDVFTRLSKEVMFTEEDVKFYLAELALALDHLHSLGIVYRDLKPENILLDEAGHIKLTDFGLSKESVDADKKAYSFCGTVEYMAPEVVNRRGHTQSADWWSLGVLMFEMLTGTLPFQGKDRNETMNMILKAKLGMPQFLSLEAQSLLRMLFKRNPANRLGAGPDGVEEIKRHAFFSTIDWNKLYRRELQPPFKPAAGKPDDTFCFDPEFTAKTPKDSPGIPPSANAHQLFKGFSFVAPAPMDENKGSPLLSILPIVQMHGGAAKFSDLYELQEDIGVGSYSICKRCVHRVTAADYAVKIIDKSKRDPSEEIEILMRYGQHPNIITLKDVYDEGRYVYLVTELMKGGELLDKILRQKFFSEREASAVLYTITKTVDYLHCQGVVHRDLKPSNILYMDDSGNPDSIRICDFGFAKQLRGGNGILLTPCYTANFVAPEVLMRQGYDAACDIWSLGVLLYTMLAGYTPFANGPNDTPEEILLRIGSGKFSLTGGNWDTVSDSSKDLLSHMLHVDPHQRYTAEQVLKHSWITCRDALPHFQLTRHDAPHLVKGAMAATYSALSQKTSQPVLEPVAASSLAQRRSMKKLTSTDM, from the exons ATG GTCAATGGACATCAGATCATGGACGAGCCCATGGAGGAGGGAGATTCTTACTCACACTGT GATGAAGGGACATATAAGGAGATTCCTATCACCCACCATGTGAAAGAGGGTTGTGAGAAGGCGGAATCATCCCAGTTTGAACTGCTCAAAGTCCTCGGCCAGGGCTCTTTTGGCAAG GTATTTCTTGTCCGGAAGATCGTGGGTCCAGATGCTGGTCAGTTATATGCAATGAAAGTCCTAAAAAAGGCATCTTTGAAAG TCAGGGACAGAGTTCGCACTAAAATGGAAAGAGACATTTTAGTGGAAGTGAATCATCCCTTCATAGTGAAATTGCACTACG CCTTTCAGACAGAAGGGAAACTGTATTTAATACTGGACTTTCTCAGGGGAGGGGATGTATTCACTCGCTTATCCAAAGAG GTTATGTTTACAGAGGAAGATGTGAAATTCTACCTTGCAGAGCTGGCCCTGGCCCTCGACCATCTGCACAGCCTGGGCATAGTTTACAGAGATCTCAAGCCAGAGAA CATCTTACTTGATGAAGCTGGACACATAAAGTTAACAG ACTTTGGCTTGAGTAAAGAGTCAGTAGATGCTGATAAGAAGGCGTATTCCTTCTGTGGTACGGTGGAGTATATGGCCCCTGAGGTGGTCAAcaggagaggacacacacagagtgcagACTGGTGGTCTCTGGGAGTATTGATG TTTGAGATGTTAACGGGGACATTACCATTCCAAGGCAAAGACCGAAATGAGACCATGAACATGATTCTCAA aGCTAAGTTGGGAATGCCCCAGTTTCTAAGTTTGGAGGCCCAGAGTTTGTTGAGGATGCTCTTTAAACGTAACCCTGCAAATAGACTAG GGGCCGGACCCGATGGAGTGGAGGAGATCAAACGCCACGCTTTCTTTTCCACCATCGACTGGAAT AAACTGTACAGGAGAGAGCTCCAGCCCCCATTCAAGCCTGCAGCAGGAAAACCAGATGACACATTCTGCTTTGACCCAGAGTTCACCGCTAAAACACCTAAAG ACTCCCCAGGTATCCCGCCTAGTGCTAACGCCCACCAGCTCTTCAAAGGCTTCAGTTTTGTTGCTCCAGCCCCTATGGACGAGAATAAGGGCTCCCCGCTGCTCAGCATACTCCCTATTGTTCAG ATGCACGGGGGCGCAGCCAAGTTCTCAGATCTGTACGAGCTGCAGGAGGACATAGGGGTTGGCTCTTACTCCATTTGTAAACGCTGTGTACACCGAGTCACTGCCGCGGACTATGCTGTGAAG ATTATAGACAAAAGTAAGAGGGACCCCTCTGAAGAGATCGAAATCCTGATGCGATACGGACAGCATCCCAACATCATCACTCTGAAAGAC gTGTATGACGAGGGCAGGTATGTTTACCTGGTGACGGAGCTGATGAAGGGTGGAGAGCTGCTGGATAAGATCCTCAGGCAGAAGTTTTTCTCTGAGAGAGAGGCCAGTGCTGTGCTCTACACCATCACCAAGACTGTTGACTACCTCCACTGCCAAGGG GTTGTACACCGAGACCTGAAGCCCAGTAACATCTTGTATATGGATGACTCGGGGAATCCTGACTCTATAAGGATCTGTGACTTTGGATTCGCTAAGCAGCTTCGGGGAGGAAATGGTATCCTCCTCACCCCCTGTTACACCGCCAACTTTGTGGCACCAGAG gtACTAATGCGTCAAGGTTATGATGCAGCCTGTGATATATGGAGTCTTGGAGTTCTACTGTACACAATGCTGGCAGG GTACACACCGTTTGCAAATGGGCCAAACGACACACCAGAGGAGATTCTGCTCCGGATTGGCTCTGGAAAGTTCTCTTTGACAGGTGGCAACTGGGATACTGTATCAGACAGCTCAAAG GATCTGCTGTCTCATATGCTCCACGTGGACCCTCACCAGCGATACACAGCAGAGCAGGTCCTAAAGCATTCCTGGATCACCTGCAGAGATGCTCTCCCACACTTCCAGCTCACACGCCATGACGCACCCCACCTCGTCAAG GGAGCTATGGCTGCCACCTATTCAGCACTGAGCCAGAAGACAAGTCAGCCTGTGTTGGAGCCTGTGGCAGCTTCCAGTCTAGCGCAGAGACGCAGCATGAAGAAACTCACCTCAACAGacatgtag
- the rps6kal gene encoding ribosomal protein S6 kinase alpha-6 isoform X1 codes for MEVNSVSSEVNGHQIMDEPMEEGDSYSHCDEGTYKEIPITHHVKEGCEKAESSQFELLKVLGQGSFGKVFLVRKIVGPDAGQLYAMKVLKKASLKVRDRVRTKMERDILVEVNHPFIVKLHYAFQTEGKLYLILDFLRGGDVFTRLSKEVMFTEEDVKFYLAELALALDHLHSLGIVYRDLKPENILLDEAGHIKLTDFGLSKESVDADKKAYSFCGTVEYMAPEVVNRRGHTQSADWWSLGVLMFEMLTGTLPFQGKDRNETMNMILKAKLGMPQFLSLEAQSLLRMLFKRNPANRLGAGPDGVEEIKRHAFFSTIDWNKLYRRELQPPFKPAAGKPDDTFCFDPEFTAKTPKDSPGIPPSANAHQLFKGFSFVAPAPMDENKGSPLLSILPIVQMHGGAAKFSDLYELQEDIGVGSYSICKRCVHRVTAADYAVKIIDKSKRDPSEEIEILMRYGQHPNIITLKDVYDEGRYVYLVTELMKGGELLDKILRQKFFSEREASAVLYTITKTVDYLHCQGVVHRDLKPSNILYMDDSGNPDSIRICDFGFAKQLRGGNGILLTPCYTANFVAPEVLMRQGYDAACDIWSLGVLLYTMLAGYTPFANGPNDTPEEILLRIGSGKFSLTGGNWDTVSDSSKDLLSHMLHVDPHQRYTAEQVLKHSWITCRDALPHFQLTRHDAPHLVKGAMAATYSALSQKTSQPVLEPVAASSLAQRRSMKKLTSTDM; via the exons ATGGAGGTAAACAGCGTTAGTAGTGAG GTCAATGGACATCAGATCATGGACGAGCCCATGGAGGAGGGAGATTCTTACTCACACTGT GATGAAGGGACATATAAGGAGATTCCTATCACCCACCATGTGAAAGAGGGTTGTGAGAAGGCGGAATCATCCCAGTTTGAACTGCTCAAAGTCCTCGGCCAGGGCTCTTTTGGCAAG GTATTTCTTGTCCGGAAGATCGTGGGTCCAGATGCTGGTCAGTTATATGCAATGAAAGTCCTAAAAAAGGCATCTTTGAAAG TCAGGGACAGAGTTCGCACTAAAATGGAAAGAGACATTTTAGTGGAAGTGAATCATCCCTTCATAGTGAAATTGCACTACG CCTTTCAGACAGAAGGGAAACTGTATTTAATACTGGACTTTCTCAGGGGAGGGGATGTATTCACTCGCTTATCCAAAGAG GTTATGTTTACAGAGGAAGATGTGAAATTCTACCTTGCAGAGCTGGCCCTGGCCCTCGACCATCTGCACAGCCTGGGCATAGTTTACAGAGATCTCAAGCCAGAGAA CATCTTACTTGATGAAGCTGGACACATAAAGTTAACAG ACTTTGGCTTGAGTAAAGAGTCAGTAGATGCTGATAAGAAGGCGTATTCCTTCTGTGGTACGGTGGAGTATATGGCCCCTGAGGTGGTCAAcaggagaggacacacacagagtgcagACTGGTGGTCTCTGGGAGTATTGATG TTTGAGATGTTAACGGGGACATTACCATTCCAAGGCAAAGACCGAAATGAGACCATGAACATGATTCTCAA aGCTAAGTTGGGAATGCCCCAGTTTCTAAGTTTGGAGGCCCAGAGTTTGTTGAGGATGCTCTTTAAACGTAACCCTGCAAATAGACTAG GGGCCGGACCCGATGGAGTGGAGGAGATCAAACGCCACGCTTTCTTTTCCACCATCGACTGGAAT AAACTGTACAGGAGAGAGCTCCAGCCCCCATTCAAGCCTGCAGCAGGAAAACCAGATGACACATTCTGCTTTGACCCAGAGTTCACCGCTAAAACACCTAAAG ACTCCCCAGGTATCCCGCCTAGTGCTAACGCCCACCAGCTCTTCAAAGGCTTCAGTTTTGTTGCTCCAGCCCCTATGGACGAGAATAAGGGCTCCCCGCTGCTCAGCATACTCCCTATTGTTCAG ATGCACGGGGGCGCAGCCAAGTTCTCAGATCTGTACGAGCTGCAGGAGGACATAGGGGTTGGCTCTTACTCCATTTGTAAACGCTGTGTACACCGAGTCACTGCCGCGGACTATGCTGTGAAG ATTATAGACAAAAGTAAGAGGGACCCCTCTGAAGAGATCGAAATCCTGATGCGATACGGACAGCATCCCAACATCATCACTCTGAAAGAC gTGTATGACGAGGGCAGGTATGTTTACCTGGTGACGGAGCTGATGAAGGGTGGAGAGCTGCTGGATAAGATCCTCAGGCAGAAGTTTTTCTCTGAGAGAGAGGCCAGTGCTGTGCTCTACACCATCACCAAGACTGTTGACTACCTCCACTGCCAAGGG GTTGTACACCGAGACCTGAAGCCCAGTAACATCTTGTATATGGATGACTCGGGGAATCCTGACTCTATAAGGATCTGTGACTTTGGATTCGCTAAGCAGCTTCGGGGAGGAAATGGTATCCTCCTCACCCCCTGTTACACCGCCAACTTTGTGGCACCAGAG gtACTAATGCGTCAAGGTTATGATGCAGCCTGTGATATATGGAGTCTTGGAGTTCTACTGTACACAATGCTGGCAGG GTACACACCGTTTGCAAATGGGCCAAACGACACACCAGAGGAGATTCTGCTCCGGATTGGCTCTGGAAAGTTCTCTTTGACAGGTGGCAACTGGGATACTGTATCAGACAGCTCAAAG GATCTGCTGTCTCATATGCTCCACGTGGACCCTCACCAGCGATACACAGCAGAGCAGGTCCTAAAGCATTCCTGGATCACCTGCAGAGATGCTCTCCCACACTTCCAGCTCACACGCCATGACGCACCCCACCTCGTCAAG GGAGCTATGGCTGCCACCTATTCAGCACTGAGCCAGAAGACAAGTCAGCCTGTGTTGGAGCCTGTGGCAGCTTCCAGTCTAGCGCAGAGACGCAGCATGAAGAAACTCACCTCAACAGacatgtag
- the rps6kal gene encoding ribosomal protein S6 kinase alpha-6 isoform X2: MEVNGHQIMDEPMEEGDSYSHCDEGTYKEIPITHHVKEGCEKAESSQFELLKVLGQGSFGKVFLVRKIVGPDAGQLYAMKVLKKASLKVRDRVRTKMERDILVEVNHPFIVKLHYAFQTEGKLYLILDFLRGGDVFTRLSKEVMFTEEDVKFYLAELALALDHLHSLGIVYRDLKPENILLDEAGHIKLTDFGLSKESVDADKKAYSFCGTVEYMAPEVVNRRGHTQSADWWSLGVLMFEMLTGTLPFQGKDRNETMNMILKAKLGMPQFLSLEAQSLLRMLFKRNPANRLGAGPDGVEEIKRHAFFSTIDWNKLYRRELQPPFKPAAGKPDDTFCFDPEFTAKTPKDSPGIPPSANAHQLFKGFSFVAPAPMDENKGSPLLSILPIVQMHGGAAKFSDLYELQEDIGVGSYSICKRCVHRVTAADYAVKIIDKSKRDPSEEIEILMRYGQHPNIITLKDVYDEGRYVYLVTELMKGGELLDKILRQKFFSEREASAVLYTITKTVDYLHCQGVVHRDLKPSNILYMDDSGNPDSIRICDFGFAKQLRGGNGILLTPCYTANFVAPEVLMRQGYDAACDIWSLGVLLYTMLAGYTPFANGPNDTPEEILLRIGSGKFSLTGGNWDTVSDSSKDLLSHMLHVDPHQRYTAEQVLKHSWITCRDALPHFQLTRHDAPHLVKGAMAATYSALSQKTSQPVLEPVAASSLAQRRSMKKLTSTDM; the protein is encoded by the exons ATGGAG GTCAATGGACATCAGATCATGGACGAGCCCATGGAGGAGGGAGATTCTTACTCACACTGT GATGAAGGGACATATAAGGAGATTCCTATCACCCACCATGTGAAAGAGGGTTGTGAGAAGGCGGAATCATCCCAGTTTGAACTGCTCAAAGTCCTCGGCCAGGGCTCTTTTGGCAAG GTATTTCTTGTCCGGAAGATCGTGGGTCCAGATGCTGGTCAGTTATATGCAATGAAAGTCCTAAAAAAGGCATCTTTGAAAG TCAGGGACAGAGTTCGCACTAAAATGGAAAGAGACATTTTAGTGGAAGTGAATCATCCCTTCATAGTGAAATTGCACTACG CCTTTCAGACAGAAGGGAAACTGTATTTAATACTGGACTTTCTCAGGGGAGGGGATGTATTCACTCGCTTATCCAAAGAG GTTATGTTTACAGAGGAAGATGTGAAATTCTACCTTGCAGAGCTGGCCCTGGCCCTCGACCATCTGCACAGCCTGGGCATAGTTTACAGAGATCTCAAGCCAGAGAA CATCTTACTTGATGAAGCTGGACACATAAAGTTAACAG ACTTTGGCTTGAGTAAAGAGTCAGTAGATGCTGATAAGAAGGCGTATTCCTTCTGTGGTACGGTGGAGTATATGGCCCCTGAGGTGGTCAAcaggagaggacacacacagagtgcagACTGGTGGTCTCTGGGAGTATTGATG TTTGAGATGTTAACGGGGACATTACCATTCCAAGGCAAAGACCGAAATGAGACCATGAACATGATTCTCAA aGCTAAGTTGGGAATGCCCCAGTTTCTAAGTTTGGAGGCCCAGAGTTTGTTGAGGATGCTCTTTAAACGTAACCCTGCAAATAGACTAG GGGCCGGACCCGATGGAGTGGAGGAGATCAAACGCCACGCTTTCTTTTCCACCATCGACTGGAAT AAACTGTACAGGAGAGAGCTCCAGCCCCCATTCAAGCCTGCAGCAGGAAAACCAGATGACACATTCTGCTTTGACCCAGAGTTCACCGCTAAAACACCTAAAG ACTCCCCAGGTATCCCGCCTAGTGCTAACGCCCACCAGCTCTTCAAAGGCTTCAGTTTTGTTGCTCCAGCCCCTATGGACGAGAATAAGGGCTCCCCGCTGCTCAGCATACTCCCTATTGTTCAG ATGCACGGGGGCGCAGCCAAGTTCTCAGATCTGTACGAGCTGCAGGAGGACATAGGGGTTGGCTCTTACTCCATTTGTAAACGCTGTGTACACCGAGTCACTGCCGCGGACTATGCTGTGAAG ATTATAGACAAAAGTAAGAGGGACCCCTCTGAAGAGATCGAAATCCTGATGCGATACGGACAGCATCCCAACATCATCACTCTGAAAGAC gTGTATGACGAGGGCAGGTATGTTTACCTGGTGACGGAGCTGATGAAGGGTGGAGAGCTGCTGGATAAGATCCTCAGGCAGAAGTTTTTCTCTGAGAGAGAGGCCAGTGCTGTGCTCTACACCATCACCAAGACTGTTGACTACCTCCACTGCCAAGGG GTTGTACACCGAGACCTGAAGCCCAGTAACATCTTGTATATGGATGACTCGGGGAATCCTGACTCTATAAGGATCTGTGACTTTGGATTCGCTAAGCAGCTTCGGGGAGGAAATGGTATCCTCCTCACCCCCTGTTACACCGCCAACTTTGTGGCACCAGAG gtACTAATGCGTCAAGGTTATGATGCAGCCTGTGATATATGGAGTCTTGGAGTTCTACTGTACACAATGCTGGCAGG GTACACACCGTTTGCAAATGGGCCAAACGACACACCAGAGGAGATTCTGCTCCGGATTGGCTCTGGAAAGTTCTCTTTGACAGGTGGCAACTGGGATACTGTATCAGACAGCTCAAAG GATCTGCTGTCTCATATGCTCCACGTGGACCCTCACCAGCGATACACAGCAGAGCAGGTCCTAAAGCATTCCTGGATCACCTGCAGAGATGCTCTCCCACACTTCCAGCTCACACGCCATGACGCACCCCACCTCGTCAAG GGAGCTATGGCTGCCACCTATTCAGCACTGAGCCAGAAGACAAGTCAGCCTGTGTTGGAGCCTGTGGCAGCTTCCAGTCTAGCGCAGAGACGCAGCATGAAGAAACTCACCTCAACAGacatgtag